A DNA window from Xanthomonas campestris pv. campestris str. ATCC 33913 contains the following coding sequences:
- the pyrE gene encoding orotate phosphoribosyltransferase, which yields MTDHRTRFLQLALDADALRFGEFTLKSGRLSPYFFNAGRFDSGAKTAQLAQCYADAIDAAGVEFDLLFGPAYKGIPLATALACAYAGRGRDLPLAFNRKEAKDHGEGGTLIGAPLQGRKVLIVDDVITAGTAIREALGIIRAAGGTPSGIVVALDRQEIASEQDRRSAAQAVAAEAGIPVIAVANLADLLAFAAGNADLVGFREPLLAYRGRYGTDTTG from the coding sequence ATGACCGACCACCGCACCCGTTTCCTGCAGCTGGCCCTGGATGCCGATGCCTTGCGCTTTGGCGAATTCACGCTCAAGTCCGGCCGGCTCAGCCCGTATTTCTTCAATGCGGGGCGCTTCGATTCGGGCGCAAAGACCGCGCAGCTGGCGCAGTGCTACGCCGATGCGATCGATGCGGCGGGGGTGGAGTTCGACCTGCTGTTCGGGCCGGCCTACAAGGGTATTCCGCTGGCGACGGCGTTGGCCTGCGCCTATGCCGGGCGGGGCCGCGACCTGCCGCTGGCGTTCAACCGCAAGGAAGCCAAGGACCATGGCGAAGGCGGCACGCTGATCGGGGCGCCGCTGCAGGGCCGCAAGGTGTTGATCGTCGATGACGTGATCACCGCCGGCACCGCGATCCGCGAGGCGTTGGGCATCATCCGCGCCGCTGGCGGCACGCCGTCGGGCATCGTGGTGGCGTTGGACCGGCAGGAAATCGCCTCCGAGCAGGACCGCCGTTCGGCTGCGCAGGCGGTGGCGGCCGAGGCCGGCATTCCGGTGATCGCGGTGGCCAACCTCGCCGACCTGCTTGCATTCGCGGCAGGAAACGCCGACCTTGTGGGCTTCCGGGAACCGCTGCTGGCCTATCGTGGCCGCTACGGAACCGACACCACAGGCTGA
- a CDS encoding glycosyltransferase family 2 protein, protein MSQPQLSVIVPVFNERDNVAPLVGEIVAALRGVVAFEIVYVDDHSRDDTLAVLQELKTRTPELRVLHHVTQSGQSTAVRSGVKAARASWIATLDGDGQNDPADIPKLLIARAEAEPQVKLFAGWRVNRQDSGSKRWASKWANAIRSRMLQDNTPDTGCGIKLFEREAFLDLPYFDHMHRYLPALMQRAGWRTVSVPVHHRHRTAGVSKYNNLNRALVGIRDLRGVAWLITRSKRTAVEER, encoded by the coding sequence ATGAGCCAACCTCAGCTTTCCGTCATCGTCCCCGTGTTCAATGAGCGCGACAACGTGGCGCCCCTGGTCGGCGAGATCGTGGCGGCGTTGCGCGGCGTGGTCGCCTTCGAGATCGTCTATGTCGACGACCATTCGCGCGATGACACGCTGGCGGTGCTGCAGGAGCTGAAAACCCGCACTCCCGAACTGCGCGTGCTGCACCACGTCACCCAGAGCGGGCAGAGCACGGCGGTGCGCAGTGGGGTCAAGGCCGCGCGCGCCAGCTGGATCGCCACGCTCGATGGCGATGGCCAGAACGACCCGGCCGACATCCCCAAGCTGCTCATCGCGCGTGCCGAGGCCGAGCCGCAGGTCAAGCTGTTCGCCGGCTGGCGGGTCAACCGCCAGGATTCGGGCTCCAAGCGCTGGGCCAGCAAGTGGGCCAATGCGATCCGCTCGCGCATGCTGCAGGACAACACCCCCGATACCGGCTGCGGGATCAAGCTGTTCGAGCGCGAGGCGTTCCTGGACCTGCCCTACTTCGACCACATGCACCGCTACCTGCCGGCGCTGATGCAGCGCGCCGGTTGGCGCACGGTGAGCGTGCCGGTGCATCACCGCCATCGCACCGCCGGCGTGTCCAAGTACAACAATCTCAACCGGGCGCTGGTGGGCATCCGCGACCTGCGCGGCGTGGCGTGGCTGATCACCCGTAGCAAGCGCACCGCGGTGGAGGAGCGCTGA
- a CDS encoding lipid-A-disaccharide synthase N-terminal domain-containing protein: protein MELHWLDQPLTWLYWTGLHVTGWKLIGYVGALMFGGRWLVQFVASKRAGKPVIPRMFWYMSVVGSLMTLSYFVFSAKQDSVGVLQNMFPAFTAFYSLYLDIKHRGWKRERASH from the coding sequence ATGGAGCTGCACTGGCTGGATCAACCGCTTACCTGGCTGTACTGGACCGGGCTGCACGTCACCGGCTGGAAGCTGATCGGCTATGTGGGCGCGCTGATGTTTGGCGGCCGCTGGCTAGTGCAGTTCGTGGCCTCCAAGCGCGCCGGCAAGCCGGTGATCCCGCGCATGTTCTGGTACATGAGCGTGGTCGGCAGCCTGATGACGCTGAGCTACTTCGTGTTTTCGGCCAAGCAGGACTCGGTGGGCGTGCTGCAGAACATGTTCCCGGCCTTTACCGCGTTCTACAGCCTGTACCTGGACATCAAGCATCGCGGCTGGAAGCGCGAGCGCGCCTCGCACTGA
- a CDS encoding anhydro-N-acetylmuramic acid kinase, translating to MSAPTHTHSPLYLGLMSGTSADGIDAALVRFDDASHRRCELVAGITVGWEPQLREALVALGQGAEQMAIDRLGRLDAQVGLAFADAANQLIAEAGVAREQIRAIGSHGQTIRHRPQADPAFTWQIGDASRIAEHTGITTAADFRRRDVAAGGQGAPLMPAFHLAMLGASDEDRAVLNLGGIGNLTLIPRDGAVLGFDTGPANALLDSWCQQHRGTPFDADGAFAASGKVDAALLHALLADPWFALPPPKSTGREQFHLAWALQAMGTATLRPADVQATLLELTAATVADALLRHQPTTRRVLVCGGGVRNPVLLARLAARLPGVVVESSARHGLDPDYLEAMGFAWLAAELLAGRPANLPSVTGAAGPRLLGAIYPA from the coding sequence ATGTCTGCTCCGACACACACGCACTCCCCGCTCTATCTCGGCTTGATGTCAGGCACCAGTGCCGACGGCATCGATGCGGCGTTGGTGCGCTTCGACGACGCCAGCCACCGCCGCTGCGAACTGGTCGCTGGGATCACGGTGGGCTGGGAACCACAGTTGCGCGAAGCGTTGGTCGCGCTCGGCCAGGGCGCCGAGCAGATGGCGATCGACCGCTTGGGCCGTCTGGACGCGCAGGTCGGGCTGGCCTTTGCAGACGCGGCCAATCAGCTGATTGCCGAGGCCGGCGTGGCGCGCGAGCAGATCCGTGCGATTGGCTCGCACGGGCAGACCATCCGCCACCGGCCACAGGCCGACCCGGCCTTTACCTGGCAGATCGGCGACGCCAGCCGGATCGCCGAACACACCGGCATTACCACGGCGGCCGATTTCCGCCGGCGCGATGTGGCGGCCGGCGGCCAGGGCGCGCCGCTGATGCCGGCCTTCCACCTGGCGATGCTGGGTGCCAGCGACGAAGACCGTGCGGTGCTCAACCTGGGCGGCATCGGCAACCTGACGCTGATCCCGCGCGACGGCGCGGTGCTGGGCTTTGACACCGGCCCGGCCAATGCCTTGCTCGATAGCTGGTGCCAGCAGCACCGAGGCACGCCGTTCGACGCCGACGGCGCGTTTGCAGCCAGCGGCAAGGTAGATGCAGCGTTGCTACACGCGCTGTTGGCCGACCCGTGGTTCGCACTGCCGCCGCCCAAGAGCACCGGCCGTGAGCAATTTCACCTGGCGTGGGCACTGCAGGCCATGGGCACCGCGACGCTGCGCCCGGCCGATGTGCAGGCCACCTTGCTGGAATTGACGGCGGCCACGGTGGCCGATGCGTTGCTGCGCCACCAGCCGACAACGCGCCGCGTACTGGTCTGCGGCGGCGGCGTGCGCAACCCGGTGCTGCTGGCGCGGTTGGCCGCGCGCCTGCCTGGCGTGGTGGTGGAGTCCAGCGCGCGCCATGGGCTGGATCCGGATTACCTGGAGGCGATGGGCTTTGCCTGGCTGGCCGCCGAGCTCCTGGCCGGACGGCCGGCCAATCTGCCATCGGTGACTGGTGCGGCGGGGCCGCGGCTGCTGGGGGCGATTTATCCGGCCTGA
- a CDS encoding exodeoxyribonuclease III — translation MRIISFNANGLRSAASKGFFEWFATQDADVLCIQETKAQEHQLAGPEFLPAGYKAWFRDASTKKGYSGVAIYAKREPDEVRTALGWPEFDEEGRYIEARFGNLSVVSFYIPSGSSGELRQGYKFQVMEWLRPILSEWLASGRQYVLCGDWNIVRSALDIKNWKSNQKNSGCLPPERDWLNGLCADLLDEADASNGRGWVDSYRVLHPQGEDYTWWSNRGAARANNVGWRIDYQLVTPGLRDKVQACSIYREQRFSDHAPYIVDYAE, via the coding sequence ATGCGCATCATCAGTTTCAACGCCAATGGCCTGCGGTCGGCCGCCAGTAAGGGGTTCTTCGAGTGGTTCGCCACCCAGGACGCGGATGTGCTGTGCATCCAGGAGACCAAGGCGCAGGAACATCAGCTGGCCGGGCCGGAATTCCTGCCCGCCGGCTACAAGGCCTGGTTTCGCGATGCCAGCACCAAGAAGGGCTACAGCGGCGTGGCGATCTACGCCAAGCGTGAACCCGACGAGGTGCGCACCGCGCTCGGTTGGCCGGAGTTCGACGAAGAAGGCCGCTACATCGAGGCCCGCTTCGGCAACCTCAGCGTGGTCTCTTTCTATATCCCGTCCGGCTCCTCGGGCGAGTTGCGCCAGGGCTACAAATTCCAGGTCATGGAATGGCTGCGCCCGATCCTGAGCGAATGGCTGGCCAGCGGCCGGCAGTACGTGCTGTGCGGCGACTGGAACATCGTGCGCTCGGCGCTGGACATCAAGAACTGGAAGTCCAACCAGAAGAACTCCGGCTGCCTGCCGCCCGAGCGCGACTGGCTCAACGGCCTGTGCGCCGACCTGCTGGACGAGGCCGATGCCAGCAACGGGCGCGGCTGGGTGGACAGCTACCGCGTGCTGCATCCGCAGGGCGAGGACTACACCTGGTGGAGCAACCGCGGCGCTGCCCGCGCCAATAACGTGGGTTGGCGCATCGACTACCAACTGGTCACCCCCGGGCTGCGCGATAAGGTGCAGGCTTGTTCGATCTACCGCGAGCAGCGTTTCTCCGACCACGCCCCTTACATCGTGGATTACGCGGAGTGA
- a CDS encoding ParB/RepB/Spo0J family partition protein, giving the protein MSKPTPAKKRGLGRGLEALLGPKGAAAAAAPTGADESTLQPGDTLRQLPVTQLQPGKYQPRREMDEVKLAELAESIKAQGVIQPIVARELAPGQFEIVAGERRWRASQLAGLSEVPVVVRELDDRTVIAMALIENIQREDLNPLEEAQALQRLIDEFSLTHAEAAEAVGRSRASVSNLLRLLELPVAIRVLLETRRLEMGHARALLTLAPELASKLAQEAADQGWSVREVEHRAQQFAAGKVPGSLRKGKPAAVAPQADIASLETELSESLGTKVVFNHGRGGKGKLVIHYTDLDTLDGVLERLRARTG; this is encoded by the coding sequence ATGAGCAAGCCGACCCCTGCCAAGAAGCGTGGACTGGGCCGCGGCCTGGAAGCGCTGCTGGGACCCAAGGGCGCGGCAGCCGCAGCGGCACCGACCGGCGCCGATGAAAGCACTCTGCAGCCCGGCGATACCTTGCGCCAGTTGCCGGTCACCCAGCTGCAGCCGGGCAAGTACCAGCCGCGCCGGGAGATGGACGAGGTCAAGCTGGCCGAGCTGGCGGAGTCGATCAAGGCACAGGGCGTGATCCAGCCGATCGTGGCGCGCGAACTGGCGCCGGGGCAGTTCGAGATCGTCGCCGGCGAACGCCGTTGGCGCGCCTCGCAGCTGGCCGGGCTGAGCGAAGTGCCGGTGGTGGTGCGCGAGCTCGACGACCGCACCGTCATCGCGATGGCGCTGATCGAGAACATCCAGCGCGAAGACCTGAACCCGCTGGAAGAAGCCCAGGCGCTGCAGCGCTTGATCGACGAGTTCTCGTTGACCCACGCCGAAGCCGCCGAAGCGGTGGGCCGTTCGCGTGCGTCGGTATCCAACCTGCTGCGCCTGCTGGAATTGCCGGTGGCCATCCGCGTGCTGCTGGAAACCCGTCGCCTGGAAATGGGCCACGCGCGTGCGTTGCTCACCCTGGCGCCGGAACTGGCCAGCAAGCTGGCGCAGGAAGCGGCCGACCAGGGCTGGTCGGTGCGCGAGGTGGAACACCGCGCGCAGCAGTTCGCCGCTGGCAAGGTGCCCGGATCGCTGCGCAAGGGCAAACCGGCCGCGGTTGCGCCGCAGGCCGATATCGCCTCGCTGGAAACCGAACTGTCCGAGTCGCTGGGCACCAAGGTGGTGTTCAACCACGGCCGCGGCGGCAAGGGCAAGCTGGTGATTCACTACACCGACCTGGACACCCTGGACGGCGTGCTGGAACGCTTGCGCGCCCGCACGGGGTGA
- a CDS encoding SDR family NAD(P)-dependent oxidoreductase codes for MTILVTGAAGFIGAYTCRALAARGENVVGLDNYNSYYDPQLKHDRVAALCPQIDIRTLDLTDREGLAALFDEIQPTRVVHLAAQAGVRYSLENPHAYVDSNLVGFVNVLELCRHRGVQHLVYASSSSVYGDSATPPFSEDQRVDQPRSLYAATKAANELMGYTYAQLYGLRATGLRFFTVYGPWGRPDMAPLIFSRAVLAGRPIEVFNHGKMQRDFTFVADIVAGVLGALDTPSTEPVPHRVFNLGNHTPVELEYFIDVIAQAAGRPAEKVYRPMQPGDMIRTMADTSRAQAAFGFDPATPVELGLPQVVEWCQRYFASRA; via the coding sequence ATGACCATTCTCGTCACCGGCGCCGCCGGTTTCATCGGTGCCTACACCTGCCGCGCACTGGCTGCGCGCGGCGAGAACGTGGTGGGCCTGGACAACTACAACAGCTACTACGACCCGCAGCTCAAGCACGACCGCGTGGCCGCGCTGTGCCCGCAAATCGACATCCGCACGCTGGATCTCACCGACCGCGAGGGCCTGGCCGCGCTGTTCGACGAGATCCAGCCCACCCGCGTGGTGCACCTGGCCGCCCAGGCCGGCGTGCGCTATTCGCTGGAAAACCCGCATGCCTATGTCGACAGCAACCTGGTCGGCTTCGTCAACGTGCTCGAGCTGTGCCGCCACCGCGGCGTGCAGCACCTGGTGTATGCCTCGAGCAGCTCGGTGTACGGCGATTCGGCCACCCCGCCGTTCTCCGAAGACCAGCGCGTGGACCAGCCACGCTCGCTGTATGCCGCGACCAAGGCGGCCAACGAGTTGATGGGCTACACCTATGCGCAGCTGTACGGCCTGCGCGCCACCGGGCTGCGCTTTTTCACCGTGTACGGGCCATGGGGCCGGCCGGACATGGCGCCACTGATCTTCAGCCGCGCGGTGTTGGCCGGGCGCCCGATCGAGGTGTTCAACCACGGCAAGATGCAGCGCGACTTCACCTTCGTGGCCGACATCGTGGCCGGCGTGCTCGGCGCGCTGGACACCCCCAGCACCGAGCCGGTGCCGCACCGCGTGTTCAACCTGGGCAACCACACCCCGGTGGAACTGGAATACTTCATCGACGTGATCGCACAGGCAGCCGGCAGGCCGGCCGAAAAGGTCTACCGGCCGATGCAGCCGGGCGACATGATCCGCACCATGGCCGACACCTCGCGGGCGCAGGCGGCATTCGGCTTCGATCCGGCCACGCCGGTCGAGCTCGGTCTGCCACAGGTGGTGGAGTGGTGCCAACGTTATTTCGCCTCGCGCGCCTGA
- a CDS encoding ParA family protein: protein MARIIAIANQKGGVGKTTTAVNLAAGLARAPKRVLLVDLDSQGNATMGSGIDKREVAASTCDLLLGENTAAEIRVTAPEGFDLLPGNIDLTAAEIQLMDQGEREQRLKRALAPIRDEYDFILIDCPPALSLLTLNALTAADSIIVPMQCEYYALEGLTALLETIEALRANLNPALEIEGVLRTMFDIRNNLANAVSAELTEHFGDKVFRTIVPRNVRLAEAPSHGQSIVGYDRTSRGGVAYLGLAGEIVRRQNDRNKAVRPMESV from the coding sequence ATGGCCCGGATCATCGCCATTGCCAACCAGAAAGGCGGCGTCGGCAAGACCACGACCGCGGTCAATCTGGCGGCCGGCCTGGCGCGCGCGCCCAAGCGTGTGTTGCTGGTGGATCTGGACTCGCAGGGCAACGCCACGATGGGCAGCGGCATCGACAAGCGCGAGGTCGCCGCCTCTACCTGCGACCTGCTGCTGGGCGAAAACACCGCCGCCGAGATCCGGGTCACCGCGCCGGAAGGCTTCGACCTGCTGCCGGGCAACATCGACCTGACTGCCGCCGAGATCCAGCTGATGGACCAGGGCGAGCGCGAACAGCGGCTCAAGCGCGCGTTGGCGCCGATCCGCGACGAATACGACTTCATCCTGATCGACTGCCCCCCGGCGTTGTCGCTGCTGACGCTCAACGCGCTGACCGCGGCCGATTCGATCATCGTGCCGATGCAGTGCGAGTACTACGCGCTGGAAGGGCTGACCGCGCTGCTGGAAACCATCGAAGCGCTGCGCGCCAACCTCAATCCGGCACTGGAGATCGAAGGCGTGCTGCGCACGATGTTCGACATCCGCAACAACCTGGCCAATGCGGTGTCGGCGGAGCTGACCGAGCATTTTGGCGACAAGGTGTTCCGCACCATCGTGCCGCGCAACGTGCGCCTGGCCGAGGCGCCCAGTCACGGGCAGAGCATCGTGGGCTATGACCGCACCTCGCGCGGCGGGGTGGCCTACCTGGGCCTGGCCGGCGAGATCGTGCGCCGCCAGAACGACCGCAACAAGGCCGTCCGGCCCATGGAGAGCGTCTGA
- a CDS encoding suppressor of fused domain protein, whose product MSHADETISPSGSPILHHAQAKGFEPARGEECLAQISAHIEQHLGPIASVFHEILSDTVHLDVHIVPPNAHSPHLRLVTSGMSDLPMTLPDGMEAPRYMELMLSLQGDWPVDQRDFDDERHYWPIRLLKNLARLPHKFDTWLGFGHTVPNGNPAEPYAPGVAFDGAIVLPPVSTPQAFAQLRIDADKTIAFMTVVPLYPEEMALKLSHGSDALLDRLDAGNIRDDIDLRRRNVAKKRFFGLF is encoded by the coding sequence ATGAGCCACGCCGACGAGACGATCAGCCCGTCCGGCAGCCCGATCCTGCATCACGCGCAGGCCAAGGGCTTCGAGCCGGCACGCGGCGAAGAATGCCTCGCGCAGATCAGCGCGCATATCGAGCAGCACCTGGGTCCGATTGCGAGTGTGTTCCACGAAATCCTCTCCGATACCGTGCATCTGGATGTGCATATCGTGCCGCCCAATGCGCACTCGCCGCATCTGCGTCTGGTGACCTCGGGCATGAGCGATCTGCCGATGACGCTGCCCGACGGGATGGAGGCGCCGCGTTACATGGAGCTGATGCTGAGCCTGCAGGGCGATTGGCCGGTCGACCAGCGCGACTTCGACGACGAGCGCCACTACTGGCCCATCCGCCTGCTCAAGAACCTGGCGCGGCTGCCGCACAAGTTCGACACCTGGCTCGGTTTCGGCCATACCGTTCCCAATGGCAACCCGGCCGAGCCGTATGCGCCGGGTGTCGCCTTCGACGGCGCGATCGTGCTGCCGCCGGTGAGCACGCCGCAAGCATTTGCCCAGCTGCGCATCGATGCCGACAAGACCATCGCCTTCATGACGGTGGTGCCGTTGTATCCGGAAGAAATGGCGCTGAAGCTGAGCCACGGCAGCGATGCACTGCTGGATCGCCTCGATGCCGGCAACATTCGGGACGACATCGACCTGCGCCGCCGCAACGTGGCGAAGAAGCGCTTTTTCGGGCTGTTCTGA
- a CDS encoding AmpG family muropeptide MFS transporter, translating to MTPPASTYKGLSGIQRAFATPSAATMALLGFGSGLPFLLIASQTLSTRLRDVGLDLGSIGLISLASFFYLLKFLWAPLLDRYAFPITAFLGRRRSWLLVSQVGVSIGLFALAFSRPDMSVTGLVAWVLFASFWGATQDSVVDAYRIEIAPDTAQAALAATYTLGYRIGLILGGAGALYMAEYLNWTWAYLAMAGLMLLPIITTLVCREPERPELTVVRRIDVVGTFWQPISSFFSGNGLALGLMLLAFVGLFKFPDQVIGVMAGPFYLDSGYTKADIATVSKLFGVWMGIVGAFAGGAAVAAFGFRRMLLVAALGVALSNLAFLLMAQNPGKLWAFYAALSADNLFQGFAGTVLVAFMSSLTNRNFTATQYALLVSLANLPGKFAGGVSGFLVEATSYSTFFILSALTVVPTLALLAWLWPRLQTHDRRPD from the coding sequence ATGACCCCGCCCGCATCCACGTACAAAGGCCTGAGCGGCATCCAGCGCGCCTTCGCAACCCCATCGGCCGCCACCATGGCGCTGCTTGGCTTCGGCAGCGGGCTGCCGTTTCTGCTGATCGCCTCGCAGACGCTATCCACGCGCCTGCGTGATGTGGGCCTGGATCTGGGCAGCATTGGCCTGATCAGCCTGGCCAGCTTCTTCTACCTGTTGAAGTTTCTGTGGGCGCCGCTGCTCGACCGCTACGCGTTTCCGATCACGGCGTTCCTGGGCCGCCGCCGCTCGTGGCTGCTGGTCTCGCAAGTGGGCGTCAGCATCGGCTTGTTCGCGCTGGCGTTCTCGCGCCCGGACATGAGCGTCACCGGCCTGGTCGCGTGGGTCCTGTTTGCCTCGTTCTGGGGCGCCACCCAGGACTCGGTGGTGGATGCCTACCGCATTGAAATCGCACCCGATACCGCGCAGGCCGCGCTGGCGGCAACCTACACGCTGGGCTACCGCATCGGGCTGATCCTTGGCGGCGCCGGCGCGCTGTACATGGCCGAATACCTCAACTGGACCTGGGCGTATCTGGCCATGGCGGGGCTGATGCTGTTGCCGATCATCACCACCTTGGTGTGCCGCGAACCGGAGCGGCCAGAGCTCACGGTGGTGCGCCGCATCGATGTGGTGGGCACATTCTGGCAGCCCATCTCCAGCTTTTTCTCGGGCAATGGGCTGGCGCTGGGCCTGATGTTGCTGGCGTTTGTGGGCCTGTTCAAATTTCCCGACCAGGTGATCGGCGTGATGGCAGGGCCGTTCTATCTGGATTCGGGCTATACCAAGGCCGACATCGCCACCGTGTCCAAGTTGTTCGGTGTCTGGATGGGCATTGTTGGCGCGTTTGCCGGCGGTGCGGCGGTGGCGGCATTCGGCTTCCGGCGCATGCTGCTGGTTGCCGCGCTGGGTGTGGCGCTGTCCAACCTGGCCTTTCTGCTGATGGCGCAGAACCCCGGCAAGCTGTGGGCGTTCTACGCCGCGCTCAGTGCCGATAACCTGTTCCAGGGATTTGCCGGCACCGTGCTGGTGGCCTTCATGTCGTCGCTGACCAATCGCAATTTCACGGCCACCCAATACGCATTGCTGGTCTCGCTGGCCAACCTGCCGGGCAAGTTCGCCGGCGGTGTCTCCGGCTTTCTGGTGGAGGCCACCTCCTACAGCACCTTCTTCATCCTGAGCGCGCTGACCGTCGTGCCCACCCTGGCGCTGCTCGCCTGGCTATGGCCGCGCTTGCAGACCCATGACCGGCGGCCGGATTGA